TGACATCCATGTCGAGAACCCCTCGGGGAAGGAATTCTATCTGCCCGTCATCATATCCCTGTTTGAGATGCTCCTGATGAATATCCTGACCAATGCCAAGAAATACAATAATTCCGGTAGACCTTGCATCAACATCACCTTCAAGGAGGGGGAGAATGTTCTGCTGATCCGCTTCAAGGACAACGGGATCGGTATCGATGAGGGAGAACGGAAGAAAATATTCAAGAAATTTTATCAGGGCCGACACCACGATGAGCATATCCTCGTAGGAGGAAGCGGCATAGGACTCTATCTAGCTCAGCACATAGCCAGACTCCATCACGGAAAGATCATCGCGGAGAGCGACGGGGCGGGAAAAGGGTCTGTTTTCACGTTGACATTATCCTTATAAAACGAAAAGGAACAATCATGAAAGATACTCTGCAAAAACGCATCCTCATCATCGAGGATGATGAGCATATCGCCCAAGGCCTGAAACTGAATCTCTCCCTTCAAGGGTATGAGGTTTCAATCGCCTATAATGGGACATTGGGCCTTCGGATGTGGAAAGAATGGAATCCTCACCTCATCGTCCTTGATATCATGCTGCCCGGTCTGGATGGTCTGTCAGTCCTGCGCCATATACGCCTGGAGGATGAAAAACTTCCTGTCCTCATCCTTTCGGCGAAAGGGGGCACTGAAGACAAGGTCAAGGGATTCTCCTACGGCGTTGATGACTACCTCGCCAAACCCTTTAATCTGGAGGAGTTCCTCATGCGCATCGAGCGCCTCATGACAAGATCTTCCTGGAGCCGTGGCGGTACCGCCGGGGAAGCGGTGGAAGGA
This portion of the Deltaproteobacteria bacterium genome encodes:
- a CDS encoding response regulator transcription factor — encoded protein: MKDTLQKRILIIEDDEHIAQGLKLNLSLQGYEVSIAYNGTLGLRMWKEWNPHLIVLDIMLPGLDGLSVLRHIRLEDEKLPVLILSAKGGTEDKVKGFSYGVDDYLAKPFNLEEFLMRIERLMTRSSWSRGGTAGEAVEGQEIKQTYVFGSNTIDFGTMTAQGIHGTIHLTDQEVRLLRIFIANRGKPLSRKVLLEVGWGYSGETTTRTVDNFIVRLRKYFENDPENPVYFKSIRSIGYIFDHP
- a CDS encoding HAMP domain-containing sensor histidine kinase, coding for ILNLARIESKVYEGEFTNVDLVELIQGFLASNRHIFRGCDIHVENPSGKEFYLPVIISLFEMLLMNILTNAKKYNNSGRPCINITFKEGENVLLIRFKDNGIGIDEGERKKIFKKFYQGRHHDEHILVGGSGIGLYLAQHIARLHHGKIIAESDGAGKGSVFTLTLSL